The region GGACGCCGCGACGGTGAGTCGGCGGGGGGAGCGCCGGATCGAGCGGGTACGCGGTGAGTAGCACCCGCATCGTCCCCGAGACCCGGCTGATGGCCGATGACCAGCTCTCCGCCGACGACGCCTGGCACACCCTGCGCCGGTACGGCGGCTGGCACCTGCTGCGGGACGCGTTCATCCGGTTCCGGTACGGCGACGGCTTCAGCCACTCCCGCGCCACCGCCCTGCAACTCTGCCTGGCCGTGGTCCCGTTCCTGATCGCGCTCACCGGTCTGATCAGCGACCTCGGGGTGGAGGACGGCGGACGGGTGGTGGCCGACACCGTGGTCGCGCTGACCCCCGGCCAGAGCGACGCCATGGTCGAGGAACTGCTGGTCGACACCGAACGCACCGAGGAGGCGGGTGAACTCGCCCTGCTGCTCGGCCTGATCACCGGCCTGGTGGCACTGACCTCGACGATGGCGCAGGTCGAGCGGGGCGCGAACCGGATCTACGGGGTGGAGCGGGACCGACCCGCGCTGCGCAAGTACGCCCGCGCGGTGGTACTGGCGCTCGGTGCCGGCGTACCGGCGCTGTTCGGGTTCCTCATCCTGGTCGGCGGCGGACCGCTCGGCGACTCGGTGCAGCGCTACTACGCCTGGGGCGAGGTCGCGCACACGTTCTGGAACGTGCTCCGCTGGCCGCTGAGCCTCGGCCTGACCGTCTTCGCGGTCGCGGTGCTGTTCCGGTACGCCCCGCGTCGCCGCCAACCGGGCGTGTCCTGGCTGCTGTTCGGGGCGGCGCTGGCCACCGCGCTGTGGTGGCTGGCGAGCGTGCTGCTGGCCGCGTACATCGGGCTCAGCGACGGGTTCGGGGAGACGTACGGTGCGCTCGCCGGGATGATGGCGCTGCTGCTCTGGGCCAACCTCACCGGGATCGCGCTGCTCGGCGGGCTGGCCTTCAGCGCCCAACTGGAGGCACTGCGGATCGGGGTGCCGGAGCCGGCCGAGCCGGACCGCTGGCAGCCCCGGACGGACGTGACCGTACCGGTCGCCCGTACCGCCGACCACGACGCCGCCACCGACCACGCCGAACCGGGGCCGCCCTCGCCCTGACCGGTCGCCCGCCCGCCGCGAGCCGGGGTGTACCGAGCTACCCGATCGGGTATCGGCACGCCAGGCATCGAGGAGGTGCGGGTGTGAGCGCGGTCAAGGACATACTGCGGCGGCCGGGCGGCCAGTTCACCGAACGAAGCCTGGCCGGTCTCGTGTTCATCATCGGCACCGGCGTGGGATTCGCCCTGCTGCTGACCCTGGTCCGGGTCGAGTGGGGACCGCTGCACCGCGTCGACGGCGGGGTCGCGGCCTGGTTCAACGACCTGGTCTCCGCCCACGACCCGTTGGTCACGGTGCTGCGGGCGATCACCGACCTCGGTGGACGACCGATCATGCTCTGGCTGGTCACGGTCGCGGTGGTCGGGCTGCTGATCCGCCGGCAGGGGCGGTTGGCCGGCTACCTGGTGGTCACCGGGCTCGGTGCGCTGGCCCTGGACCCGTCCCTGAAGGCACTGGTCGGGCGGCTGCGTCCGGTGGTCGACGTGCCGGTCGCGGCGGGCGTGGGCAACAGCTTCCCCAGCGGGCACGCGCTCGGCTCGCTGGTCGCGTACGGGGCCCTGCTGCTGGTCTTCCTGCCGGCGATCCGGCCCCGGTGGCGCCGCCCGGCGATCGCGTTCGTCGCCGTACTGGTGTTCGCGATCGGGCTGACCCGGATCGCGCTCGGCGTGCACTTCGTCTCCGACGTACTCGGTGGCTGGTTGCTCGGGCTGGCCTGGCTGGTCGTCACCGGGTACGCCTTCCGCCTCTGGCGGCGCGAGCGGGGCCGCCCGGTGCCGGCGCTGACCGAGGGGCTGGAACCGGAGGCCCGGCGCGACCTGGAGCCGGCGCCGGAGGAGGAACGGATGCTGCCACACCCCTGGGCCGGCGCTGCCGAACTGGTGACCGGCTGGGTGCTGGTGTTCGCCGCGCTGTACGGCTTCGGCATGCTGGTCAGCTACTACGCCGACGGTACGTTCGTGGCGACGCTCGATACCGAGGTGCCGCGCTGGTTCGAGCAGCACCGCACGGCCACCCTGAACGACATCAGCTGGGGCTGGAGCAAGGTCGGTGACACGCACGCGATCATGTTCGTCTCGCTGATCTTCTGTCCGCTGGTGCTGGCGGTCTGGCGTCGTTGGCGACCGGTGCTCTTCGTCGCCCTGACCATGTTCGGTGAGCTGGCGCTCTTCCTGGCCAGCGCCCGCGCGGTCGACCGGCCCCGGCCGGCGGTGGAGAACCTGGACGGCCAGATGCCGACGGCGTCGTTCCCGTCCGGCCACATCGCCGCCACCATGTGCCTGTACGTGGCGATCGCGGTGCTGGTGATGCCGCGTACCGACCGGTGGTGGCGGTGGCTGACGGTGGTCGCCGCGGTGGTGATGCCGGTCGGCGTCGCGATCTCCCGGATGTACCGGGGCATGCACCACCCGAGCGACTTCGCCGGGGCCATCCTGCTCACCGTGCTCTGGGTCGGCCTGCTCTACCTCGTGGTACGCCCCAACGCCGACCTCGAACAGGGCAACCGGCCGAGCACTACGGAACCCGACGCGCTGGTTAGAGTGGCGGCATGAGGATCGGCCCGGAGCAGACCGTCTCGTCCGCCGCCGCCAGTCCGGCCCCGCCCCCGGTGGCCCGGCCCCCGGCCGCCCGCCTCGCGGCCACGGTCGGCGGCGCGCCGACCGGCGGCACGCCGACCCCGCTGCTGCGCCGGCTGATCGGCTCGGTGCTGCGCCGGGTCCGGTTGCGGCAGGGGCGGACCCTGCGCGACGTCGCCCGGACGGCGGGCGTTTCGGTGCCGTACCTGTCCGAGATCGAGCGGGGCCGCAAGGAACCCTCCTCCGAGGTGCTGGCCGCGATCTGCCGCGCGCTCGGACTGCACCTGACCGAACTGCTCGAACAGGTACGCGACGACCTGTCCCGGATCGAGCCCGCGCGCCCGGTCGTCCCGCCGCGGGTCGGAGAGCTGCCCACCGGGCAGCCGTCGGCCGTGCGTCGGGCACCGGAGATCACTTGCGCTGTCGGCGGATCTCCCGACAGCAGAATCCGTTCCCCTCGCCCCCGTCGGGGCGGGAAGCTGCATGGGTCGGTTATCCGGGCGAACACCTCGCCCGCCGGCCGGGCAGGAGGCGGGATCTATGACCGGGCAAAGGGTATGGATGCGCGCGGAGGCACAGGTCTCGTTCGGCGACCAGGTCTACGACCGGTTGCTCCAGGAACGGATCATCTTCCTCGGCAGTGAGGTCGACGACGCCTCGGCGAACCGGATCAGCGCGCAGATACTGCTGCTCTCGGCCGCCGACCCGACCCGGGACATCAAGCTCTACATCAACTCACCGGGTGGCTCGATCAGCGCCGGCATGGCGGTCTACGACACCATGCAGTTCGTCCCGAACGACGTCGCCACCATCGCCCTGGGACTCGCCGGTTCGATGGCGCAGTTCCTGCTCTGCACCGGCACCGCCGGCAAGCGCTACGCGCTGCCGCACGCGCAGGTGATGATGCACCAGCTCTCCGGCGGCATCGGTGGCACCGCAGCCGACATCGCCATCCAGGCGGAGAACATGCTGCACGTCAAGCGGACCACACACGAGCTGCTGGCCCGGCACACCGGGCGTACGGTCGAGGAGATCACCACCGACTCCGACCGGGACCGTTGGTTCACCGCCGAGCAGGCGAAGTCGTACGGCATGATCGACCACGTGATCGCCCGAGCCGGCCAACTCCCGGATCCCGAGCCGGCCTGACCGGACCGGACGGCGGACGTCCTGCTGGCGGCCGGACACTAGGGTCGGGCGGGTGACCAGGCCAGAGCCGAACGGTGAGATCCGGGTGGTGGCGCCACCGTTGGAGCCGGACGTTCCCCGATGGATCCAACTGCCGGTGCGCGTGCTCGCCGCGTTGGTGATCGTGCCACTGGGCCTGCTCTGGGAGGCCGCCCGGCTGACCGGCCGGCTCCTGTACCGCTACCTGGTCCGTCCCGTGGGCCGGGCCGTCGACCGGTTGCTCTGGCGCCCGCTGGTGTGGGCCGCCCGGCACCTGGTGTGGCTACCCCTGGTCTGGGCGGCGCGTCATCTCGTCTGGCTACCCCTGGTCTGGGCGGCGCGTCATCTCGTCTGGCTACCCCTGGTCTGGGCGGCCCGTGGGGTGGGCTGGGTGGCCCGTCAGATGGTCTGGCTGCCGGTGCGGTGGATCGCGCTGAACCTGGTCTGGCGGCCGCTGGTCTGGGCCGGACGGTACCTGCTCTGGTACCCGTTGGCCTGGCTCGTCCGTTACCTGGTCCTGGCACCGCTGAGCTGGCTGCACGGGCTGCTCGCCGCACCGGCACGGGCGTTCGTACGCGTGCTCGCGGCGGTTGCCGGCTGGCTGCTGGGCCGGCTCGCCGCCGTACTGGGCCTGCTCTGGGCGGGGGTGTGGTGGGTCGGGCGGGTGTTGGCGGGCGGAGCCCGGTTCGGCTGGTGGCTGCTCGGGCTGACGGTCCGGTCCGGGTACCGGTACCTGCTGCGTCCGATCGGGTGGGCGGTGCGCTGGACCTGGTGGCAGACGGTGGTTCCGCTCGGGCGCGCGATCGGCTGGTCGGTCGGCCAACTCGCCCGCGTGCTGCGCCCGCTCGGGCTGGCCGCGGTCCACCTGGGACGGCTGCTGTGGGCGGGGGTGCGGTTCGGCTGGTGGCTGTGCGGTGTGCTGATGCGGTTCGTCCACCGGTTCCTGCTGCGCCCGGTCGGGCGGGCGGTGCGTTGGACCTGGCGGCACACCCTGGTCCCGGTCGGGCGGGCGATCGGTCGGCTGTGGTCGGGCGGTGTCGTACCGGCGGGTCGGTGGCTGCGCGACGACGTGGTCCGGCCGGTGCGGGTGACCACCCGGCAGGTCCTCGTCGCGTTCGGCTTCCGCCGCCGCACCTGACCCGGTCGGCGCCGTACCCCACCGTGACGGGGCGACGATGACGGGGCGACGATATAGTGACAAGCTTGACTATCTTGGGTCGCGGCGGGTAGCGTACCGGGCTTAACCGGTTAAGAAGCCGGTTGATCCGACATCCTGTGGTGGGGATGATGCCGTCCGGGCGGCCTGGCGGGCGACTGCCGGGCCGCCCGGACGCGCGCCACCCGAGCCGCGCGCCGGCTCACGCTCCGTGCCGTCGGGCCGGGTGTCTTCCCCGGCCCGAACACCGGCACTAGCGTGACGCGCTATGCACATGATTCGACGGATCACGGCGGTCGTCGCAGCGGCGACCCTCACCCTCACCGTCACCGGATCGCCGGCCAGCGCCGGCAGGAGCCGGGCCGGCGCGCCCGGGGCCGGGGACGGCTACTTCCCGCTCGCCGGCAACGGCGGGTACGACGTACGACACTACGGACTTGAGATCCGATACCAGCCGGCCACCCGCGCGTTCTCCGGGGTGGCGACGATCAGTGCGCGGGCCACCGACCGGCTCACCCGGTTCAACCTTGACCTGCGCGGTTTCGAGGTGCGGTCGGTGACCGTTGACGGGCGGTCGGCGCGGTTCGACCGGGACGGCCAGGAGCTGCGGATCTCGCCCCGGCACGACCTCTCGTCCGGCGAGCGGTTCACCGTCGTCGTGCGCTACGACGGTACGACCGGCCAACCGACCGACAACGAGGGCGCGCTCTACGGCTGGGTCTCCACCCCGGATGGTTCCTTCGTGGCCAACGAGCCGGAGGGGGCGTCGACCTGGTACCCGGTCAACGACCACCCCACCGACAAGGCGAGCTACGACTTCCGGATCACCGTCCCGGAGGGCAAGACGGCGGTGGCCAACGGTGAACTGGTCGACCAGCGGACCAGGGCCGGCTGGACCACCTTCACCTGGCGGGCCACCGACCAGATGGCCAGCTACCTGTCCACCGCCTCGGTCGGCGACTACGACCTGCGGCGCAGCACCGGCCCCCGGGGACTGCCGATCATCGACGCGATCGACCGGGATCTGCCGGCGGACGCCGCCGCCAACCTGGCCCGTACGCCGGAGATGATCGCCTACTTCAGTGACCTGTTCGGGCGCTACCCGTTCACCTCGTTCGGCGCGATCATCGACGACGACGAGGACGCCGGTTACGCGCTGGAGACCCAGACCCGGCCGATCTACTCCGGCCCGCCGTCCGAGGGTACGGTCGCGCACGAGCTGGCCCACCAGTGGTTCGGCAACAGTGTGAGCCCGGAGCGCTGGCAGGATATCTGGCTCAACGAGGGCTTCGCCACGTACGCGGAGTGGTTGTGGACCGAGCACACCGGCGGCACCACCGCGGCGGCCCGGTTCGACACCTACTACGCCCGGCCGGACACCTCCGGCATCTGGAACCCGCCGCCGGGTGACCCGGGCGCGGACAACCTGTTCGCCGGTTCGGTCTACACCAAGGGCGCGATGACCCTCCAGGCACTGCGCGAGAAGATCGGCGACCGGGCCTTCTTCGCCCTGCTGCGCACCTGGTACGCGGCGAACCGCGACGGTACGGTCGGCACCGCCGACTTCGTCCGGCTCGCCGAGCGGGTCTCCGGCAAGCGGCTGGGCGCATTCTTCCAGACCTGGGTCTACACCCCGGGCAAGCCCACCACCTGGTGACCCGGTAGTCGTTCCGGCCCCTCGTCGTCGCCCCCTCGGCGGCGGCGGGGGGCCGTTCCGGGAGGCGCCAACTTAACCGGTTGCGTTCATCGATACATGCCCCTACTCTGATCCGTGCGCCGCAGGAAGCCGGGTGGCAGCTGCCGGGCAGCAGTTGCCGAACCCTCACGTCCCCTCCCCGTTCCAGGGGCTCTTCCTGAGGTAGGCCATGAAAACACGTGTCTTCGCCGCCATCGCGGCGCTGCTCGCCGTACTCGTCTCCGTACTCGCGTTCATCCAGCCGGCGCATGCCGCGGCCGGCTTCACCGTGAGCGGGGGCCAGCTAATCGACGCCAACGGCAATCCGTTCGTGATGCGCGGGGTCAGTCACGCGCACGCCTGGTACCCGACCCAGACCGGCTCGTTCGCCAGCATCAAGGCGCTCGGCGCGAACACCGTCCGGGTCGTGCTGAGCTCCGGTGCCCGCTGGACGCAGAACACCGCCAGCGACGTGTCCAACGTGATCTCCACCTGCAAACAGAACCGGCTGATTTGCGTACTGGAGGTGCACGACACCACCGGGTACGGCGAGGAGGGCGCGGCCATCACCCTCGACCAGGCGGTCAGTTACTGGATCAGCATCCAGAGCGCACTCGCCGGTCAGGAGCGGTACGTCATCCTCAACATCGGCAACGAGCCGTTCGGCAACAACGCCAGCGTCAGCGCCACCTGGCCGACGGCCACCCGCAACGCGATCACCCGGCTGCGCGACGCCGGCTTCGACCACACGATCATGGTCGACGCGCCGCACTGGGGTCAGGACTGGCAGTTCATCATGCGCGACAACGCGCAGTCGGTGTTCAACAGCGACCCGGACCGCAACACCGTTTTCAGCGTCCACATGTACGGCGTCTACGACACCGCCGCCGAGATCACCGACTACCTCGGCCGGTTCCGCAGCGCCAACCTGCCGATAGTGGTCGGCGAGTTCGGCCACAACCACTCCGACGGCAAC is a window of Micromonospora sp. NBC_01699 DNA encoding:
- a CDS encoding YihY/virulence factor BrkB family protein — encoded protein: MSSTRIVPETRLMADDQLSADDAWHTLRRYGGWHLLRDAFIRFRYGDGFSHSRATALQLCLAVVPFLIALTGLISDLGVEDGGRVVADTVVALTPGQSDAMVEELLVDTERTEEAGELALLLGLITGLVALTSTMAQVERGANRIYGVERDRPALRKYARAVVLALGAGVPALFGFLILVGGGPLGDSVQRYYAWGEVAHTFWNVLRWPLSLGLTVFAVAVLFRYAPRRRQPGVSWLLFGAALATALWWLASVLLAAYIGLSDGFGETYGALAGMMALLLWANLTGIALLGGLAFSAQLEALRIGVPEPAEPDRWQPRTDVTVPVARTADHDAATDHAEPGPPSP
- a CDS encoding phosphatase PAP2 family protein encodes the protein MSAVKDILRRPGGQFTERSLAGLVFIIGTGVGFALLLTLVRVEWGPLHRVDGGVAAWFNDLVSAHDPLVTVLRAITDLGGRPIMLWLVTVAVVGLLIRRQGRLAGYLVVTGLGALALDPSLKALVGRLRPVVDVPVAAGVGNSFPSGHALGSLVAYGALLLVFLPAIRPRWRRPAIAFVAVLVFAIGLTRIALGVHFVSDVLGGWLLGLAWLVVTGYAFRLWRRERGRPVPALTEGLEPEARRDLEPAPEEERMLPHPWAGAAELVTGWVLVFAALYGFGMLVSYYADGTFVATLDTEVPRWFEQHRTATLNDISWGWSKVGDTHAIMFVSLIFCPLVLAVWRRWRPVLFVALTMFGELALFLASARAVDRPRPAVENLDGQMPTASFPSGHIAATMCLYVAIAVLVMPRTDRWWRWLTVVAAVVMPVGVAISRMYRGMHHPSDFAGAILLTVLWVGLLYLVVRPNADLEQGNRPSTTEPDALVRVAA
- a CDS encoding helix-turn-helix domain-containing protein; translated protein: MRIGPEQTVSSAAASPAPPPVARPPAARLAATVGGAPTGGTPTPLLRRLIGSVLRRVRLRQGRTLRDVARTAGVSVPYLSEIERGRKEPSSEVLAAICRALGLHLTELLEQVRDDLSRIEPARPVVPPRVGELPTGQPSAVRRAPEITCAVGGSPDSRIRSPRPRRGGKLHGSVIRANTSPAGRAGGGIYDRAKGMDARGGTGLVRRPGLRPVAPGTDHLPRQ
- a CDS encoding ATP-dependent Clp protease proteolytic subunit; its protein translation is MRAEAQVSFGDQVYDRLLQERIIFLGSEVDDASANRISAQILLLSAADPTRDIKLYINSPGGSISAGMAVYDTMQFVPNDVATIALGLAGSMAQFLLCTGTAGKRYALPHAQVMMHQLSGGIGGTAADIAIQAENMLHVKRTTHELLARHTGRTVEEITTDSDRDRWFTAEQAKSYGMIDHVIARAGQLPDPEPA
- a CDS encoding M1 family metallopeptidase, which produces MHMIRRITAVVAAATLTLTVTGSPASAGRSRAGAPGAGDGYFPLAGNGGYDVRHYGLEIRYQPATRAFSGVATISARATDRLTRFNLDLRGFEVRSVTVDGRSARFDRDGQELRISPRHDLSSGERFTVVVRYDGTTGQPTDNEGALYGWVSTPDGSFVANEPEGASTWYPVNDHPTDKASYDFRITVPEGKTAVANGELVDQRTRAGWTTFTWRATDQMASYLSTASVGDYDLRRSTGPRGLPIIDAIDRDLPADAAANLARTPEMIAYFSDLFGRYPFTSFGAIIDDDEDAGYALETQTRPIYSGPPSEGTVAHELAHQWFGNSVSPERWQDIWLNEGFATYAEWLWTEHTGGTTAAARFDTYYARPDTSGIWNPPPGDPGADNLFAGSVYTKGAMTLQALREKIGDRAFFALLRTWYAANRDGTVGTADFVRLAERVSGKRLGAFFQTWVYTPGKPTTW
- a CDS encoding cellulase family glycosylhydrolase encodes the protein MKTRVFAAIAALLAVLVSVLAFIQPAHAAAGFTVSGGQLIDANGNPFVMRGVSHAHAWYPTQTGSFASIKALGANTVRVVLSSGARWTQNTASDVSNVISTCKQNRLICVLEVHDTTGYGEEGAAITLDQAVSYWISIQSALAGQERYVILNIGNEPFGNNASVSATWPTATRNAITRLRDAGFDHTIMVDAPHWGQDWQFIMRDNAQSVFNSDPDRNTVFSVHMYGVYDTAAEITDYLGRFRSANLPIVVGEFGHNHSDGNPDEDTIMSYTQANGIGYIGWSWSGNGGGVEYLDMVTNFNAASLTSWGQRIFNGANGIRQTSREASVYSGNPTTPPTTRPPTTPPTTPPTTRPPTTPPTTPPVTTPPAGTRTCTATYAVTGQWQGGFQADVRVTAGSTPISGWTVNWTFGNGQTLSQSWNATVSSSGSAVTARNVAYNGSLAAGAGTSFGFIGTWNGTNGVPTLRCTAS